The proteins below come from a single Nocardiopsis gilva YIM 90087 genomic window:
- the purS gene encoding phosphoribosylformylglycinamidine synthase subunit PurS, which produces MARVIVDVMLKPEILDPQGQAIVGACGRLGFDGVTQVRQGKRFEVEVEGEVDDAKLADIRRLAETLLANPVIEDFELRVA; this is translated from the coding sequence GTGGCCCGCGTCATCGTCGACGTCATGCTCAAGCCGGAGATCCTGGACCCCCAGGGCCAGGCGATCGTGGGGGCGTGCGGCCGCCTCGGCTTCGACGGCGTCACCCAGGTGCGCCAGGGCAAGCGCTTCGAGGTGGAGGTGGAGGGCGAGGTCGACGACGCCAAGCTGGCCGACATCCGCCGCCTCGCCGAGACGCTGCTGGCCAACCCGGTCATCGAGGACTTCGAGCTGCGCGTCGCCTGA
- a CDS encoding glycine betaine ABC transporter substrate-binding protein: MIDQRFRRAAVKATAVSLAALLAASCGAADGGDDPAGTDTVRIALNGWVGYEADAAVLSYLIEHELGGKTELVEEDEESSWASLGDGSVDVILENWGHEDLMELYGSKESQRVVDGGPNGNSGSIGWYIPQYVVDKYPGIETYKGLKEHADIFTGAQSGDMGRFLAADPSFVTQDQGMINHFDMDLEISYAGSEDEQIAEVRKAYAEKEPVLFYFYEPQWVHEELDLVKVDFPDYVSMCEIDPEDVGCDYPKYELNKVFRKGFADEGGAAYRLIDNWEWTNEDQNEVAQMIAEKGMSRDEAAKTWVEDHPDTWKPWIPADA, translated from the coding sequence ATGATCGATCAGAGATTCCGACGGGCCGCGGTGAAGGCGACGGCCGTCTCCCTGGCGGCGCTGCTCGCCGCCTCGTGCGGAGCTGCGGACGGCGGCGACGACCCCGCCGGAACGGACACGGTACGGATCGCGCTGAACGGCTGGGTGGGATACGAGGCGGACGCCGCCGTTCTCTCCTACCTGATCGAACATGAGCTCGGCGGGAAGACCGAGCTGGTCGAGGAGGATGAGGAGTCCTCCTGGGCCAGTCTGGGTGACGGCTCGGTCGACGTCATCCTGGAGAACTGGGGCCATGAGGACCTCATGGAGCTCTACGGCTCCAAGGAGAGCCAGCGCGTCGTCGACGGCGGCCCCAACGGCAACAGCGGCAGCATCGGCTGGTATATCCCGCAGTACGTGGTGGACAAGTACCCGGGGATCGAGACCTACAAGGGCCTCAAGGAGCACGCGGACATCTTCACCGGTGCCCAGAGCGGCGACATGGGCCGCTTCCTGGCCGCCGACCCCTCGTTCGTCACCCAGGACCAGGGCATGATCAACCACTTCGACATGGACCTGGAGATCTCCTACGCGGGGTCGGAAGACGAGCAGATCGCCGAGGTCCGCAAGGCGTATGCGGAGAAGGAGCCGGTGCTCTTCTACTTCTACGAGCCGCAGTGGGTCCACGAGGAACTGGATCTGGTGAAGGTGGACTTCCCGGACTACGTGTCGATGTGCGAGATCGACCCGGAGGACGTCGGCTGTGACTACCCGAAGTATGAGCTGAACAAGGTCTTCCGCAAGGGCTTCGCCGACGAGGGCGGTGCGGCCTACCGGCTCATCGACAACTGGGAGTGGACCAACGAGGACCAGAACGAGGTCGCCCAGATGATCGCGGAGAAGGGGATGTCCCGCGATGAGGCCGCCAAGACCTGGGTCGAGGACCACCCCGACACCTGGAAGCCGTGGATTCCGGCCGACGCCTGA
- a CDS encoding type II toxin-antitoxin system RelE/ParE family toxin: protein MAAWEIFLTDEVGEFLDTLYATDPESHRLVNQAILVLERNGPAEGRPLVDTVTASNIPNMKELRPGSTARSEIRILFVFDPWRSAILLVAGDKAGNWRRWYREAVPRAERLYETYVVERRKEVEP, encoded by the coding sequence TTGGCTGCGTGGGAGATCTTCCTCACTGACGAGGTGGGGGAATTCCTTGACACTCTGTATGCCACTGATCCTGAGTCCCACAGGCTCGTCAACCAGGCGATCCTGGTGTTGGAACGAAACGGCCCCGCGGAAGGTCGGCCGTTGGTTGACACCGTTACAGCTTCGAACATCCCCAACATGAAGGAGCTGCGACCTGGATCGACGGCGCGCAGCGAGATCCGGATCCTGTTTGTCTTCGACCCTTGGCGTTCCGCGATACTGCTCGTAGCAGGGGACAAGGCAGGAAACTGGCGGCGATGGTACCGGGAGGCAGTGCCCCGGGCGGAGCGGCTGTATGAGACCTACGTGGTGGAGCGCCGGAAGGAAGTGGAGCCGTGA
- a CDS encoding helix-turn-helix domain-containing protein — protein sequence MSGYQRWRTSGHLERAIATAGSSDEFESGVRRLQDEAQGWRLAEMRKRRHLTQVQVAQRMGVSVGRISQIEQGDVSTREVLDRYVAALGGTLKLVADFGDEQLMVG from the coding sequence GTGAGCGGGTATCAGCGATGGCGGACCAGCGGTCACCTTGAGCGTGCGATCGCGACCGCTGGAAGCTCTGACGAGTTTGAGAGCGGTGTTCGCCGACTGCAGGACGAGGCGCAGGGGTGGCGACTGGCCGAAATGCGTAAGCGGCGACACCTGACACAGGTTCAGGTCGCCCAGCGCATGGGAGTCTCGGTGGGCCGCATCTCGCAGATTGAACAGGGTGACGTCTCAACCAGGGAGGTCCTTGACCGTTACGTCGCCGCGCTTGGTGGCACGCTCAAACTGGTGGCGGACTTCGGGGATGAGCAGCTGATGGTCGGCTGA
- a CDS encoding ATP-binding protein, whose product MDEQFSITLPRQAYTVAVMRDVLRTALRARGVCDDCSYPILIAATEACANAVDHGDPAPDYAVRVRFRSSLCLVEISHQGPEFRAGRVPLPELEWESGRGILLMRALMDDVVFHATASSGVTVWMDKHLHATEPTRHPLCGAATVLPLPC is encoded by the coding sequence ATGGATGAGCAATTCTCGATCACCCTCCCCCGTCAGGCGTACACCGTCGCCGTGATGCGGGACGTTCTCCGCACCGCGCTCCGCGCCCGCGGCGTCTGCGACGACTGCAGCTACCCGATTCTGATCGCCGCCACCGAGGCCTGCGCCAACGCCGTCGACCACGGAGACCCCGCCCCCGACTACGCGGTCCGGGTGCGGTTCCGCTCCTCACTGTGCCTCGTGGAGATCAGTCATCAAGGCCCGGAATTCCGGGCGGGCCGGGTGCCCCTTCCAGAACTCGAATGGGAGTCGGGAAGGGGCATTCTGCTGATGCGGGCCCTCATGGACGACGTGGTCTTCCATGCCACCGCGTCCAGCGGAGTGACGGTGTGGATGGACAAGCACCTACACGCCACCGAACCGACACGCCACCCCCTGTGCGGGGCGGCCACCGTACTTCCGCTGCCCTGCTGA
- the purQ gene encoding phosphoribosylformylglycinamidine synthase subunit PurQ codes for MTARVGVVTFPGSLDDTDAMRAIRLAGAEPVALWHDDADLRGVDAVVLPGGFSYGDYLRCGAIARFAPIMTELVPAAKSGALPVLGICNGFQILCESHLLPGALTRNSSLRFITRDQRLRVESTATAWTNRYSSDEEILVVLKSGEGAYVADDATLDELERTGRVVVRYVGTAPNGSRRDIAGITNDHGNVVGLMPHPEHAVEALTGPSVDGLGFFASVLAHLTDGSPVLGATAASGG; via the coding sequence ATGACAGCCCGTGTGGGCGTCGTCACCTTCCCCGGTTCCCTCGACGACACGGACGCCATGCGCGCGATCCGCCTCGCCGGCGCCGAGCCCGTCGCGCTCTGGCACGACGACGCCGACCTGCGGGGTGTGGACGCCGTCGTCCTGCCCGGCGGCTTCTCCTACGGCGACTACCTGCGCTGCGGCGCCATCGCCCGGTTCGCGCCGATCATGACGGAGTTGGTCCCGGCCGCGAAGTCGGGCGCCCTGCCGGTCCTGGGCATCTGCAACGGCTTCCAGATCCTGTGCGAGAGCCACCTGCTGCCGGGCGCGCTGACGCGCAACTCCTCGCTCCGCTTCATCACCCGCGACCAGCGCCTGCGGGTCGAGTCCACCGCCACCGCCTGGACCAACCGCTACTCGAGCGACGAGGAGATCCTCGTCGTCCTGAAGAGCGGCGAGGGCGCCTACGTGGCCGACGACGCCACCCTCGACGAGCTGGAGCGCACCGGACGCGTGGTCGTCCGCTACGTCGGCACCGCGCCCAACGGCTCGCGCCGCGACATCGCGGGCATCACCAACGACCACGGCAACGTCGTCGGGCTCATGCCGCACCCCGAGCACGCGGTGGAGGCGCTCACCGGGCCCTCCGTCGACGGCCTGGGCTTCTTCGCCTCGGTGCTGGCGCACCTGACCGACGGCTCGCCGGTACTCGGCGCGACAGCGGCCAGCGGGGGCTGA
- a CDS encoding quaternary amine ABC transporter ATP-binding protein has translation MNSPTPENAGEPHYQSGGEPKISVRNLWKIFGKNAGSIIGTDNERLDQETVLEKTGCTVAVRDVSFDVYPGETFVVMGLSGSGKSTLIRCLTRLIEPTHGAVLLEGQDIEQLPDQELREVRRRKMSMVFQHFGLLPNRKIIDNVAYGLEIRGLSRAERHARAAEMIEMVGLSGYENHKPGQLSGGMQQRVGLARALAVDPEVLLFDEPFSALDPLIRRDMQGEVLRLQRELRKTSVFITHDLDEALKLGDRIAIMRNGEIVQVGTPEEVVGKPADDYVRDFVSDVARTTVLTVSWLMRPARSDESLDGPETSPKTIVSDVVPMLAEGTAPVRVTENGRLLGVVGREDVLRAIAEEQGDAAVGATAEA, from the coding sequence ATGAACTCCCCGACACCAGAGAACGCCGGAGAGCCCCACTATCAGAGCGGGGGCGAGCCGAAGATCTCCGTCCGCAACCTGTGGAAGATCTTCGGTAAGAACGCCGGTTCCATCATCGGCACCGACAACGAGCGGCTCGACCAGGAGACCGTGCTGGAGAAGACCGGCTGCACCGTGGCGGTGCGCGACGTCTCCTTCGACGTGTACCCGGGTGAGACATTCGTCGTCATGGGCCTCTCCGGATCGGGGAAGTCCACGCTCATCCGCTGCCTGACCCGGCTGATCGAGCCCACCCACGGCGCGGTGCTGCTCGAAGGGCAGGACATCGAGCAGCTCCCCGACCAGGAGCTGCGCGAGGTGCGCCGCCGCAAGATGTCGATGGTCTTCCAGCACTTCGGGCTGCTTCCGAACCGCAAGATCATCGACAATGTCGCCTACGGCCTGGAGATCCGCGGCCTGAGCAGGGCCGAACGGCACGCCCGCGCCGCCGAGATGATCGAGATGGTCGGCCTCAGCGGCTATGAGAACCACAAGCCCGGACAGCTGTCCGGCGGCATGCAGCAGCGCGTCGGCCTCGCCCGCGCCCTCGCGGTCGACCCCGAGGTGCTCCTGTTCGACGAGCCGTTCAGCGCGCTCGACCCGCTGATCCGCCGCGACATGCAGGGCGAGGTGCTGCGGCTGCAGCGCGAGCTGCGCAAGACCTCGGTGTTCATCACCCACGACCTGGACGAGGCGCTCAAGCTCGGCGACCGGATCGCGATCATGCGCAACGGCGAGATCGTCCAGGTGGGCACCCCCGAGGAGGTCGTCGGCAAGCCGGCCGACGACTACGTGCGCGACTTCGTCTCCGACGTCGCGCGGACGACCGTGCTCACGGTGAGCTGGCTGATGCGTCCGGCGCGGTCGGACGAGTCGCTGGACGGCCCCGAGACCTCCCCGAAGACGATCGTCAGCGACGTCGTGCCGATGCTGGCCGAGGGCACCGCCCCGGTGCGGGTCACGGAGAACGGTCGCCTGCTCGGTGTCGTGGGACGCGAGGACGTCCTGCGCGCGATCGCCGAGGAACAGGGCGACGCCGCGGTCGGCGCCACTGCGGAGGCCTGA
- a CDS encoding ABC transporter substrate-binding protein, whose translation MRKKPTITTAAKAAAAASAVVLASSCAAQTGDGAGGGETVRMAVNGWVGYEASAAVLTYLLENELDVKVEQKQIDEQPSWQGMNDGDIDVVVENWGHENLMKQYGPEGNDTVVDGGPNGNKGTLGWYVPKYLLEEYPDINTYQGVKKNAEIFKTAESGDKGEFLAGDPGFVTQDQGMINHFDMDLKIVYAGSEAAEITTMRKKYEDKKPFLAYFYEPQWLHNELDLEHVEFPKYEEGCADDEDDVSCGYPEYDLNKIFRKDFAEENSEAYQLLKNWKWSNEDQNVVAEMIAQQQLDPEEAAQKWVEGNKDVWESWIPEGAKS comes from the coding sequence ATGCGTAAGAAGCCGACCATCACGACCGCCGCCAAGGCGGCCGCGGCCGCCTCGGCCGTTGTTCTCGCGTCGTCCTGTGCCGCCCAGACCGGCGATGGCGCCGGCGGGGGCGAAACCGTCCGCATGGCGGTCAACGGCTGGGTGGGCTACGAGGCTTCGGCCGCGGTCCTGACCTACCTGCTGGAGAACGAGCTCGACGTGAAGGTCGAGCAGAAGCAGATCGACGAGCAGCCGTCCTGGCAGGGCATGAACGACGGCGACATCGACGTCGTCGTGGAGAATTGGGGCCACGAGAACCTGATGAAGCAGTACGGCCCCGAAGGCAACGACACCGTTGTCGACGGCGGGCCGAACGGCAACAAGGGGACCCTGGGCTGGTACGTGCCGAAGTACCTGCTGGAGGAGTACCCGGACATCAACACCTACCAGGGTGTGAAGAAGAACGCCGAGATCTTCAAGACCGCGGAGAGCGGCGACAAGGGCGAGTTCCTGGCGGGCGACCCCGGGTTCGTCACCCAGGACCAGGGCATGATCAACCACTTCGACATGGACCTGAAGATCGTCTACGCCGGCTCCGAGGCCGCCGAGATCACCACCATGCGCAAGAAGTACGAGGACAAGAAGCCCTTCCTCGCCTACTTCTACGAGCCGCAGTGGCTGCACAACGAGCTCGACCTGGAGCACGTGGAGTTCCCGAAGTACGAGGAGGGCTGCGCGGACGACGAGGACGACGTGTCCTGCGGCTACCCCGAGTACGACCTGAACAAGATCTTCCGCAAGGACTTCGCGGAGGAGAACAGCGAGGCCTACCAGCTCCTCAAGAACTGGAAGTGGAGCAACGAGGACCAGAACGTGGTCGCCGAGATGATCGCGCAGCAGCAGCTGGACCCCGAGGAAGCCGCGCAGAAGTGGGTCGAGGGCAACAAGGACGTCTGGGAGTCCTGGATCCCCGAGGGCGCCAAGAGCTAG
- a CDS encoding ABC transporter permease — translation MAATPTPTQSQTPQSTQPSGGGTATTSSWRTWATNRWIQTGAVLLVLVIAGALPYVRAPFPPETGVWLDENLNALYTWVVSNRDTSPIFIYGFNYLSVGLGSSVAIIDDLLQALTWPGVVVLGAFAAWRTAGWRVMLVVLAAFAVFGVTGLWNDAMTTLALIITSVLLALIVGVPLGIAAGRSDRVQRMVRPVLDFMQIMPAFAYLMPMLLLFGIGNPAAAVATTVYAIPPAVRITSMAIRNVDKGAIEAAVSLGSTKWQMLGKVQLPLAKRTILLGVNQTIMLAVSMVVIASVIGAGGLGDAIYQALSKINIGRALEAGLAIVMLAIALDRVTGAVGHGAHTPRIPKRLRGWVLGVGLVATAAVASLGVERWPLEWRLHIARPVNDFTHAFESAIGGFTDALGVWLLDWVLQPLKLTLMESPWWLVVLASAALGWIFGGRRVGVTCGVAILGAGLLGQWNRSMDTLSQILVAAVVVLLIGLVLGVLMARHDVFAAILRPVLDAMQTLPPFVYLIPAVALFAAGRVPALAAAVVFALPPVIRLVNDGIRGVPQQTVEAALSQGSTKWQLLTKVQLPLARSSLLLAVNQGIMMILSMVVIGALVGGGALGYGVVFGLKQNELGLGLTSGLAIVCLGIFLDRMTQGRRTNA, via the coding sequence ATGGCCGCTACGCCTACGCCTACACAGTCACAGACCCCCCAGTCCACCCAACCGTCCGGCGGCGGCACGGCCACGACGTCGTCCTGGCGGACCTGGGCCACCAACCGCTGGATCCAGACCGGCGCCGTCCTGCTGGTGCTCGTGATCGCGGGCGCGCTGCCCTACGTCCGGGCGCCGTTCCCGCCAGAGACCGGCGTCTGGCTGGACGAGAACCTCAACGCGCTGTACACCTGGGTCGTCTCCAACCGCGACACCAGCCCGATCTTCATCTACGGGTTCAACTACCTGTCGGTGGGGCTGGGCTCGTCCGTTGCGATCATCGACGACCTGCTGCAGGCACTCACCTGGCCGGGCGTGGTCGTCCTGGGCGCCTTCGCCGCGTGGCGCACCGCGGGCTGGCGCGTCATGCTGGTCGTCCTCGCGGCGTTCGCCGTCTTCGGCGTCACCGGGCTGTGGAACGACGCGATGACCACGCTCGCGCTGATCATCACCTCGGTGCTGCTCGCGCTGATCGTCGGTGTCCCGCTGGGCATCGCCGCCGGGCGCAGCGACCGGGTGCAGCGCATGGTCCGGCCGGTGCTGGACTTTATGCAGATCATGCCGGCGTTCGCGTACCTGATGCCGATGCTGCTGCTCTTCGGTATCGGCAACCCCGCCGCGGCGGTGGCCACCACCGTGTACGCCATCCCGCCCGCGGTGCGCATCACCTCCATGGCGATCCGCAACGTCGACAAGGGCGCGATCGAGGCCGCCGTCTCGCTCGGCTCCACCAAGTGGCAGATGCTGGGCAAGGTCCAGCTGCCTCTCGCCAAGCGCACGATCCTGCTGGGCGTCAACCAGACGATCATGCTCGCGGTGTCGATGGTCGTCATCGCCTCCGTGATCGGCGCCGGCGGTCTGGGCGACGCGATCTACCAGGCGCTGTCCAAGATCAACATCGGCCGTGCGCTGGAGGCCGGCCTGGCCATCGTCATGCTGGCCATCGCGCTGGACCGGGTCACCGGAGCCGTCGGGCACGGGGCGCACACGCCGCGGATCCCCAAGCGCCTGCGCGGGTGGGTGCTGGGCGTCGGTCTTGTCGCGACCGCGGCCGTGGCGTCGCTGGGCGTCGAGCGGTGGCCCCTGGAGTGGCGGCTGCACATCGCCCGCCCGGTGAACGACTTCACCCACGCCTTCGAAAGCGCCATCGGCGGCTTCACCGACGCGCTGGGCGTGTGGCTGCTGGACTGGGTGCTGCAGCCGCTGAAGCTCACGCTGATGGAATCCCCGTGGTGGCTCGTCGTGCTGGCGTCGGCCGCGCTCGGCTGGATCTTCGGCGGCCGCCGCGTCGGTGTCACCTGCGGCGTCGCGATCCTCGGCGCCGGGCTGCTGGGCCAGTGGAACCGCAGCATGGACACGTTGTCGCAGATCCTGGTCGCGGCGGTCGTCGTCCTACTCATCGGGCTCGTCCTCGGTGTCCTCATGGCGCGCCACGACGTCTTCGCGGCGATCCTGCGTCCCGTCCTGGACGCCATGCAGACCCTCCCGCCGTTCGTCTACCTGATCCCCGCCGTGGCGCTGTTCGCCGCCGGGCGCGTGCCCGCGCTGGCCGCGGCCGTGGTGTTCGCGCTCCCGCCGGTGATCCGGCTGGTCAACGACGGAATCAGGGGGGTGCCGCAGCAGACCGTGGAGGCCGCGCTCTCGCAGGGCTCCACCAAGTGGCAGCTGCTCACCAAGGTCCAGCTGCCGCTGGCCCGCTCGTCGCTGCTGCTCGCGGTGAACCAGGGCATCATGATGATCCTTTCCATGGTGGTCATCGGTGCCCTCGTGGGTGGCGGCGCGCTCGGATACGGCGTTGTGTTCGGGCTGAAGCAGAACGAACTGGGCCTCGGACTCACGTCGGGTCTGGCGATCGTGTGCCTGGGGATCTTCCTCGACCGGATGACACAAGGTAGGAGAACCAATGCGTAA
- the purL gene encoding phosphoribosylformylglycinamidine synthase subunit PurL: MPEAAKAATLDTVATAETTPETPQPYAELGMADDEYQRVRDILGRRPTSAELAIYSVMWSEHCSYKSSKAHLRQFGEKAPQSDALLVGMGENAGVVDVGDGYAVTFKIESHNHPSYVEPHQGAATGVGGIVRDILTMGARPVAVMDALRFGPADAADTRRVLPGVVSGISFYGNCLGLPNIGGEIGFGAGYAANPLVNALCVGVMKHEDIKLAQAPGPGNKVVLFGATTGPDGIGGASVLASASFDDESHAKRPSVQVGDPFLEKLLIECSLELFAKDLVVGIQDLGAAGVSCATTELAAGGTGGMRIELDRVPLRDPRLTPEEILMSESQERMMAIVEPGRLDEFMAVCAKWNILATEIGEVADVTPQEAERGGRLVMTWHGETVVDMPPRTASDEGPVYQRPYARPDSQDDLRADTPARLERPKTDAELREQVLRVLAAPGVCDPTWVTQQYDRYVLGNTVLATPHDGGLVRVTEDGTRGIALATDGNGRFTRLDPYTGTQAAYAEAYRNVSATGARPLAVTNCLNFGSPEDPAVMWQFAESTTGLADACKQLGTPVTGGNVSFYNQTGEAAINPTPVIGVLGVIDDINDRLTTAFGPDADGAKILLLGETADELGGSVWADTVHGHLGGVPPKVDLAAEAALGEVLASGAEYGVIAAAHDLSDGGLVAALAESALRGGTGCRVTLPDDPFTALFSESTARAIVAIRPDAEAAFTELCTRHGVPAGEIGTVGGTSLSVTHPGGGFDIELDDLRTAYESTLPEIFDSE, from the coding sequence ATGCCCGAAGCAGCCAAGGCAGCCACGCTCGACACCGTCGCCACCGCCGAGACGACGCCGGAGACCCCGCAGCCCTACGCCGAACTCGGCATGGCCGACGACGAGTACCAGCGCGTCCGCGACATCCTGGGCCGCCGCCCCACCTCCGCCGAGCTGGCCATCTACTCGGTCATGTGGAGCGAGCACTGCTCCTACAAGAGCTCCAAGGCGCACCTGCGGCAGTTCGGCGAGAAGGCGCCGCAGAGCGACGCGCTGCTGGTCGGCATGGGCGAGAACGCCGGTGTGGTGGACGTCGGCGACGGCTACGCGGTGACCTTCAAGATCGAGTCGCACAACCACCCCTCCTACGTCGAGCCGCACCAGGGCGCGGCCACCGGTGTCGGCGGCATCGTCCGCGACATCCTCACCATGGGCGCGCGCCCCGTCGCCGTCATGGACGCGCTGCGCTTCGGCCCGGCCGACGCCGCCGACACCCGCCGGGTGCTGCCCGGCGTCGTCTCCGGCATCTCGTTCTACGGCAACTGCCTGGGGCTGCCCAACATCGGCGGCGAGATCGGCTTCGGCGCGGGATACGCGGCGAACCCGCTGGTCAACGCGCTGTGCGTGGGCGTGATGAAGCACGAGGACATCAAGCTCGCCCAGGCGCCCGGGCCCGGCAACAAGGTGGTCCTGTTCGGCGCCACCACCGGCCCGGACGGCATCGGCGGCGCGTCGGTGCTGGCGAGCGCGTCGTTCGACGACGAGAGCCACGCCAAGCGGCCCAGCGTGCAGGTGGGCGACCCGTTCCTGGAGAAGCTGCTCATCGAGTGCAGCCTGGAGCTGTTCGCCAAGGACCTGGTCGTGGGCATCCAGGACCTCGGGGCAGCGGGCGTCTCGTGTGCCACCACCGAGCTCGCGGCGGGCGGCACCGGCGGGATGCGGATCGAGCTGGACCGGGTCCCGCTGCGCGACCCGCGGCTCACGCCCGAAGAGATCCTGATGAGCGAGTCGCAGGAGCGCATGATGGCCATCGTCGAGCCGGGGCGGCTCGACGAGTTCATGGCGGTCTGCGCCAAGTGGAACATCCTCGCCACCGAGATCGGCGAGGTCGCCGACGTCACGCCGCAGGAGGCCGAGCGCGGCGGGCGCCTGGTGATGACCTGGCACGGCGAGACCGTGGTGGACATGCCGCCGCGCACCGCCTCCGACGAGGGCCCGGTCTACCAGCGGCCCTACGCCCGCCCGGACAGCCAGGACGACCTGCGGGCCGACACCCCGGCCCGGCTGGAGCGGCCCAAGACCGACGCCGAGCTGCGCGAGCAGGTGCTGCGCGTGCTCGCCGCCCCGGGCGTGTGCGACCCGACCTGGGTCACCCAGCAGTACGACCGCTACGTGCTCGGCAACACCGTGCTGGCCACGCCGCACGACGGCGGCCTGGTGCGGGTGACCGAGGACGGCACCCGCGGGATCGCTCTGGCCACCGACGGCAACGGCCGCTTCACCCGCCTGGACCCGTACACCGGTACCCAGGCGGCCTACGCCGAGGCCTACCGCAACGTGTCGGCCACCGGCGCCCGTCCGCTGGCGGTGACCAACTGCCTCAACTTCGGCTCGCCGGAGGACCCGGCGGTGATGTGGCAGTTCGCCGAGTCCACCACGGGCCTGGCCGACGCCTGCAAGCAGCTCGGCACCCCGGTCACCGGCGGCAACGTCAGCTTCTACAACCAGACGGGCGAGGCGGCGATCAACCCGACGCCGGTCATCGGCGTGCTGGGCGTGATCGACGACATCAACGACCGGCTGACCACGGCTTTCGGCCCAGACGCCGACGGCGCGAAGATCCTGCTGCTCGGCGAGACCGCCGACGAGCTGGGCGGCTCGGTGTGGGCCGACACCGTCCACGGCCACCTGGGCGGCGTTCCGCCCAAGGTCGACCTGGCGGCTGAAGCCGCCCTGGGCGAGGTGCTGGCGAGCGGCGCGGAGTACGGCGTGATCGCCGCGGCCCACGACCTGTCGGACGGCGGCCTGGTCGCGGCACTCGCGGAGTCGGCGCTGCGCGGCGGTACCGGCTGCCGGGTCACCCTGCCCGACGACCCGTTCACGGCCCTGTTCAGCGAGTCGACGGCCCGCGCGATCGTCGCCATCCGCCCCGACGCCGAGGCCGCGTTCACCGAGCTGTGCACCCGCCACGGCGTCCCGGCCGGTGAGATCGGCACGGTCGGCGGCACGTCCCTGTCGGTCACCCACCCCGGCGGCGGCTTCGACATCGAACTCGACGACCTGCGCACCGCCTACGAGAGCACCCTGCCGGAGATCTTCGACAGCGAGTAG